The genomic region CCTGTCTGGACCTGGACCGGAATCACGGCGGAGAGACCAGTTGCGGCGGCCAAGGATCCCAGCATTATTGCTAGTGCCGATGCCTATTCAACGATAGTCATCGCGGCCACACTTTCAGTTGTGATGCGGCGACACCACCGGCGCGAATCGGCGCCCCTGGGAATGAACCCGGCGTGTTGGCTCAAGATTTGGAAAAGAGGTCTGCCCGGGCGGCCGAGGTTCACCAAGTCACGCATGCCACCTCCCCTGGCAGCAAGGAGCCCAACGGCCCCCCATAAATGCCGTTGGAATCCCTGCGCCTTCTGAGAGACTAGCCAGTCCGTCCCAGCGGGGTCAGCACAGTAACGAGCCGGCGGCGGAATTTGTCACCGGAAGTGGGGACACCGAGAAGCTTTAATATATAGCAGCCGGCCAGCAAACAATTGGTTGCCCGCGACGCAAAGCGAATTCCTACTAATCAACTGGCACAATTGCGGCAGAAATGGCGTCGGCGGGAATCGCCGTCGTCGGTGACAACAGGGGTAGCCGCAGTGGAACAGGCGGAACTGCAGCAGGTTCGTGCAGGAATCATCGACGACGTGCTCGCTCTTCGTCGCGGTCCAGATCGGCCTGGGGCTGCTGAGTCTGGACCTGGTGACCGCCGCGTGGCCGGTGTTGCTGGCCATGTCCATCTACGTCGCGGCCGCCGTGGTGGTGCTGCTCCCTCGCCAGGGCCCGCTTCCGTTGGGCCCGGCCATCACGGCCCTCGGCGCGGTGGCCGCGATCACCCTCCTCGTGGGCAGCGCGCTTCCCCGTGACACCTGGCCGGGATATGCGGCCTGGCACCCGTCGGCCAGCTACACGCTGTTGGTGGTGGTCAACATCCGCGACCGGGTTCTGCTCTCGTGGATCGGGGTGGTGCTGGCCGCTGTGCTCGTCACGGTGTGGTCGGAGCAGCGAGCGAAGCATACCGATTACGCAGACACTAATAGCTTCTTGGTTCTTGCCGTGTTACACGCAAGGGAGATGACTGGAAAAGAATGAAAACACCGCGAACGCCGGACAATTTCCGCTACCATGCGGGAAGTCATCGATAATTTTTGCCGCGCGGTAGCCTGCGGCCATCTGGGGGATCTTCATGCTTAAACGACTCGTCGCTACATTATTGGCGACAGCCATTGTTAGCGCGGGGCTCGCGCCCGCTGCTGTTGCAGACGGCTCGGGCTGTACCCGGATCGCCGAATTCCAATCCATTTCGTATACGTGCAGCGGACCGAACATCGATTTGTCTCTCGTGGCCACCGATGCAACTCACCTGCACACCAGCGGCCACGTTCAAGACTGGACCGCTCTTGGAAGGCTGACGTCCCTCAAAGGTCTCGTCATCGACGAAGGGACGAACGATGACGTCACAGCCATCCAATACGCTGCTCCTTCCGTTGACGAGGTTAGCCTGCAAGGGCCTGCGATCACGGACCTCTCACCTCTATCGTCTCCGACAATGTCATGCTCTGCTTCGAAGCCTTGCATTTCCGCGATCAATCTAGTGGTCCCGAGCGTGAGGGCACTTTCCCCACTGTCGAATCTGAATTCTGGCGGATGTCTGCCTGAGGATTGCGTCCGCCACCTCACAATAGATGCGCCTGCCGTCACCGATTTTTCCCCGTTGGGTTCCATCCAGAAACTCGGCACATTGTCTGTGAATGCTTCCTCAGACGCTCGTGAGCAGCACGTCATTTTGGCAACGTTTCCGTTGCCGAGTTACAGGGGGTTCAACGGCTCTCAGCTGATGCCAGCGCACGATCCTGACTTTCCTTATCCGCAGCACACCCTCCAGGGCGCGACTGCTCGCGCGACCTATTATGCGGAGGGGTGGGTCGATTTCTTCGTCTGGCCCCTCGCCCAGTCAACCGGGTCCACGGCCCTTGAGGCATACGGAACCCAGGTGAATGGCGCAATTTCACGAACCTATGTCGTCACCAAGCCGTCCAGAGGTGACTTCAACAGTGATGGTAGGTCCGACCTCCTGGCAAAGGATTCCGCCGGAGTCCTCTGGCTCTATCCAGGAACCAACAAGTCCACGCTGCCAACGAGAACGCGTTTGGGGGCGGGGTGGAACTCGATGACAATGATCGTGAGTCCCGGGGACTTCAACGGAGACGGTAGGGCGGACGTTCTGGCGAGAGACAGCGCGGGTGTTCTTTGGCTGTACCCCGGGAACGGCAAATCCGGGTGGGGCATGAGAGTGAGATTAGGCGCCGGCTGGAATATCATGACCGCCCTCGTCGGCGCTGGCGACTCCAACGCTGATGGCAAGGTCGATCTGCTGGCGCGCGATAGTGCCGGAGTCCTCTGGCTCTATCCAGGCAACGGCAAGGGCGCATGGCTTGCGCGGATCAGGATCGGCGCCGGCTGGCACACGATGGCTTCGATCGTTGGTGGAGACTCCATGGGAGCCGACCACATTGCTGACGTGATCGCGAGGGACTCAACTGGAACCCTGTGGTTCTATCGCGGCAACGGACAAGGTGGGTTCCTTCCCCGAAGCAAGCTGTACACCGGGTGGAAGGGTGTGACTGCAATAGCGAGCCCCGGTGACTTGAGCGGCGACGGAGAGTCCGATCTCTTGGTCCGCGATGCCAGCGGAGTCCTGTGGCTGTACCGCAATCCTGGCTTACCAGCTGCCCGCATCGGGGCCGGCTGGGCTGGCATGAAGGCCATCGTCTGAGTCAAGAGCGACAAAGAGCCGCCCGCCGACGCCTACTATTACCTCTGGTCAGTGGGTGGCCCCGGTCCTGCTCCAATGCCCCGTCCTGTTCCGCATTGTCGCGCACCATTGGCTGACTCTCTCTGCCGTTACGGCACGACGAGCCGTCAGAGCAGCTAGTCTGCAAGCCACTCTGGCCTGATCTGTGCGGGCGAGTGTCCTCGTATTCACCCTCGGGGACAACGTAGCCGGCCTACAGGAAGCCCTCGCAAGCGGTGCCATGTGCGTCTCGCTCAAGCCCGCCGGGGAAACCATCGACAGCTGGTGGAAGGCTCTGTTCCTCTGGTTCTTCCCGGCACTGCAAACTGCATTCACATCGGCGTCGGTGAAAGGGGAAAGCCTGGCGTGTAGCCGGTAGGCGCACGAGGCATCGAGCCGGAAGGGATAGGATTCCGGAGGCCAAACCACAAACTAAGGGTGCTAATGCGGATCATTTCCTGGAACTGCTCAATGGCTTTCTATAAGAAGCGCCACCTGCTCGAAGCCCTGGTGCCGGACGTCGCAATAATCCAGGAAGTCTCCAAAAAGGACATCGAAAGCGGGGGCTACCCCTTCGCAGCCTGGGTCGGCGCCAACCCAAGCAAGGGCCTGGGCGTCATAGGACTGCGCCACGCCAGCAATAAAGTCATGGAACCAAGCGACCCCGCTCTGCCGTGGCATATTCCCTTCAGCGTAGACGGCCTGAACATCATTGGCCTGTGGGCACACCAGTTGACAGGCGAACTTCGCTACGTCCGCATCACGCACGAAATCGTGGACCGGCATGCCGGTTTTCTGGGTTCAGGACGGGCCCTGATCGCCGGCGACTTCAACAGCAACACCATTTGGGACCGCGAACACCCAGGCAGGAACCATTCAATGCTCGTCGACAAGCTGGCCGGCCTCGGACTTGAGAGCGTCTTCCACCGCCAGGAGAGCGCCGACCACGGCAGCGAGATGACCAAGACGTACTTCCATACCCGCAACCTGAAATTCGGCCACCATATCGACTACGCGTTCCTCTCTTCGGCCATGGACGCGAAGGTGGCAGTAGGTGAACCTGATCGATGGCTCCCGCATAGCGACCACATGCCGCTAATCATTGACGTCACCTAACCTCGGTTAGAAGCCCGCCTGCAAGTTGGCCCACTCAGCAGTGGACCTGATCGTGGAGTCGCATATTGCCGGGACCCGTGCTGACGTCCATCGTCAACGACTACGCCCTCGTGAGCCCGCGCTAGTCTCGTGCCCTAGCCGTCCCAATGCCCCCGGACATGGTCAATCTGTCGGACGGGCAGCTGGCGGTCATCGATCCCCGCGCCCGGCAGGTACAGTCCGTTATCCATGTGGGCGAATTCTCCTACGGTGTGACAGTCAACGCGGCGGGGACTTGTGCCTACATCAACGGCTTCGACTCCATGGTTGTGGTCAGTCTGTCCACGCAGAAAGTCGTGGCCCGGAAACCTTTGACGGCCATCGACGCAGGGCGGATCCACCTGAACCACGCGGGCCTACTGGGCTTCTCGATTGGGGGACACGACGGCAAGGCGCCAGTCGGCGGCATCCTCCACGTCATTGGCCTGGCCTCGATCACCGTCGTCGGCACCGCGCCCGTCGGATTCGTGGGAAGCTCGATCGCCTTTTTGAACCTTCCGGACAAAGAGTACATCCCAAGCGGGGCCATAGAAGGGACGGTCACCCTCGTGCAGATGCCCCAGTAGGCGTTCGTTCCACCTGCGGCTCGGTGGAGGTGGGCGTCGATTCGGGCTCGCGCGTGTCCGCCACGGGGCCACCACCCGATCCCCGGTTCCTTAGCCGGGCCTCAACGGGACGCTCGAAGAAGGTGTAGGCGGCGCCGGCGAGCGGAATCGATATGGCAATTCCGACGACGGCGGCAGTGACGCGTTCGGCAAGAGTCTCCGGGCCGAGTTCCAGTGCCGTCCGCAGCACGAGCTCGTGGACCAGGTACAGGGCGAAGGACCATTCGCCCAGTTTCACCATGGCAGGCGCACTGGCGAAGGTGGGGCGGCCTCCGCAGCGGTCACGGTCGGCATAGGCCGATATCAGCAGGGCGAAGCCAGGAATGCAGAGCGCTCCCGCCAGCGGCCCGGCGGTATGCCATGGCGCGATGCCGTCTACGACTTCGAGAATGAGGAAGGAACCGATGGCCGCAGCCGCGCCGACGCCCACACCGAACCTGGGCTTCCAGCCTTTCCTCATGGCGATCGCGAGGCACACACCCACAATGAACTCTGCGATCCGGAACGCGGGGAACGTGTAGAACAGAGCTCCCCAGTCGAAGCCGGGGGCGAAGGCGAGCAGGACGGAAACGAGGGAGACGGCGGCGGCGAAGACCGCGGCGCTGACGCGGAAGAGCTTTCCCGGTTCGAGGCGTGACAGCCGTACCGCCAGGAACGGGAACACGGAATAGAAGAACGCTTCGCAGGAGAGCGACCAGGACACGCCGTTGTAGGCGTAGACCCAGTGCTGGTCGCCGAGCCAGGCCTGCACGAGGAGCAGCGAGGCCAGGAGCCTGGGAAGGGACTGGTCTCCCTGGGTGGCCAGGGCAAGGACGACGGCGGCACTCGCCGAGAGTGCGTGCAGCGGCCAGATCCGGGCAAACCGGCGCCAGTAGAACTGCCGCTTCGGCGTGTCTGGCTTCATGGACCAGGCCAGCACGAACCCGGAAAGCATAAAGAAGAACGTCACGCCAGTCTGCCCCATGGACACGAGGGGGTACACTTCAGGCACCAGCGTCACTGCCGCGTGGTACAGGACCACGAGCATGGCGGCTATGAACCGAAGTCCTGTCAGTGAATCCAGCCGGGCGCGTGAAATTGTTCTTTCTCCCTCGGTGAGACGGCGACGAACGGTCCAGTCTACCCACGAAAAGGGGCATTATCACAAAAAGGTAACGGCGCTCCTCCGGTCTTTGGGACCTCGAGTGGGACAGCTTGGGGCAAGCGGGACGACGAGCATTAAGTCTGTCAGGATGCGTCCTGACGACGCGCTTGTGTTGAGCTGGGGCGGCCGTGTCTGGTTACATTCAAAGTTGGATGGGAACAAAATGCCACTTATGCCAGCAAGGGAGTCGAGACTTCAAAGCTCGACAAGACCGAAGCTGCAAGTACCTACGCGCCCGCGGCGTCCACGCCTCGCTGGAAGCCAAACACGGCGTACACGACCGGCGATGTCGTGGTCAGCCCTGGCGGCGCACTGGTCAAAGCCAACTCGTCCTTCACTTCCGGGACCAGCTACAGCGGCACCAACTGGGACGTTATCGCGGCGTTCGCGCAGATGCCCCGTTACTACGACGAGGGCGGCAACTATGCCGACCGTGGCTCGGTGCAGACCATTGCCCGGAACATCGCCGACGCGCCTGCACTGGCCGGCTCCCCTGCCCTGATCTTCAACGAGTTCAACCTCGTCTCGGGCAAAGGTGATAACGCAACGTTCCGCGGCGTGGGCGCTGCACAGTTCCAGGCGCGTGACCGCAGCGACGTAACCGCAGCGAACAAGGGAGTCCTCTACGCCATGCAGGCCGTGGTTGCTCCCATCGTGGACCGCAACAACGTCCCGTTCGATGATGTGGTGGGCCTGTCCATCGTGAACCAAGGCACGGCCATTGGCACGGATGCCCTGTACTTCGGGAACAACCGGGCGGACAAGGCGGCAAACCCGACCGGCAAGGACTTCTCCAACGTCATCCAGAACGACATGAAGTCCGACAGCTTCATCCGTTCCATCGGAACTCACGATGTCGGGATCAGCCTCGGCGGCTCGACTATCACCACCACGGCCATCCGTCTCGGCAACGCACAGTCCATCTCATGGAATGACAATGCCGGCGTCCTCGTACACGCTCTCCGCATGAGCTCCGCAGCCACGCTGCGGCTCTATGAGGGTGGCATCGACATCCGGTCCAACAAGTCCGTCTACTTCGGATCCAAGGCTGTCCTTCCCAACAACACGCCCCTCTACGGAATCAAGTTCGGCACGACCAACGAGACGGAACTAATCAAGCTCAACGCGCAGGACGCGGTGAGTGTGCTTGGTGACTCGCTTCAGGTGTTTAGCTCCGGCGATGTGGCGCTCAAGAACAACAAGGCCTTCCAGGCGCAGAACGCAGCCGCAACGAGCTACCAGGAAATCATGCGCCTGACCAGTGCGGACAACCTCACACTGTACAACGGCAAGCTGACCGTGCTCGCGGCGGGCGGCAACCTGCTGCAAAACGTCACCACAGTCCCCGCCACCCCCACCGGTGCAGGCGCCCTCTATGTGGAGGCCGGCGCCCTGAAGTACAAGGGTTCCTCCGGAACCGTCACAACCCTCGCACCCGCCTAGGAGTAGTCATGAACCCCGCAGCAGTACTTGCCCTGATCGGCGAGCTTTACGCGCAAGTGTCCACCCTCCAGCAGGAGAACGAAGCGCTCAAGAGCCGGCTGGCAGCAGAACAGCCTTCAGCTCCGGGGCCATCTTCTTAGAGTAGGCCTCTGTCAGGTGCATGCCGTCCCAGCGTATGGGTGCCCCGCCTGCAAAGATGGGGCACCTGTCGCCGGAACAGAACCACTGGCTGGTGTCCACGTACGTGGCTCCGGCCTTCTTGGCGGCAGCGGTGTCGGCTGTGCTCTTCTGCTTCCACGCCTGCGAAATGCTGCTTTCGCAGTCAGCAGGCTTCGCGAAGTTGTTGTAGCACTCGCTCACGGCCTTGCCGGTGGGGTTCGGCGAGAGGACCACGACGCGGGTCCCCTTTGCCTTGACTTGGGAGATGGCGTCTGACAGTCCGGCGACCCATTCGTCTTGGGCCGCCGCGTCCTTCGCGCCGCTCGCGAGGTTCACGATCCCGGCCACGGCGTCACTGACGATAACCAGGTCAGGGCTGGTCGCCTTGATCTGCTCATAGATCTGCGAGTGGCCATCGTTGCACCGGCTGGACGTCTCCGGATCGTTCTCGATCTTGATCTCGACGTTGGCGAACGGGCAGT from Arthrobacter globiformis harbors:
- a CDS encoding endonuclease/exonuclease/phosphatase family protein, with product MAFYKKRHLLEALVPDVAIIQEVSKKDIESGGYPFAAWVGANPSKGLGVIGLRHASNKVMEPSDPALPWHIPFSVDGLNIIGLWAHQLTGELRYVRITHEIVDRHAGFLGSGRALIAGDFNSNTIWDREHPGRNHSMLVDKLAGLGLESVFHRQESADHGSEMTKTYFHTRNLKFGHHIDYAFLSSAMDAKVAVGEPDRWLPHSDHMPLIIDVT
- a CDS encoding acyltransferase family protein; translated protein: MSRARLDSLTGLRFIAAMLVVLYHAAVTLVPEVYPLVSMGQTGVTFFFMLSGFVLAWSMKPDTPKRQFYWRRFARIWPLHALSASAAVVLALATQGDQSLPRLLASLLLVQAWLGDQHWVYAYNGVSWSLSCEAFFYSVFPFLAVRLSRLEPGKLFRVSAAVFAAAVSLVSVLLAFAPGFDWGALFYTFPAFRIAEFIVGVCLAIAMRKGWKPRFGVGVGAAAAIGSFLILEVVDGIAPWHTAGPLAGALCIPGFALLISAYADRDRCGGRPTFASAPAMVKLGEWSFALYLVHELVLRTALELGPETLAERVTAAVVGIAISIPLAGAAYTFFERPVEARLRNRGSGGGPVADTREPESTPTSTEPQVERTPTGASARG
- a CDS encoding FG-GAP repeat domain-containing protein, yielding MGSIQKLGTLSVNASSDAREQHVILATFPLPSYRGFNGSQLMPAHDPDFPYPQHTLQGATARATYYAEGWVDFFVWPLAQSTGSTALEAYGTQVNGAISRTYVVTKPSRGDFNSDGRSDLLAKDSAGVLWLYPGTNKSTLPTRTRLGAGWNSMTMIVSPGDFNGDGRADVLARDSAGVLWLYPGNGKSGWGMRVRLGAGWNIMTALVGAGDSNADGKVDLLARDSAGVLWLYPGNGKGAWLARIRIGAGWHTMASIVGGDSMGADHIADVIARDSTGTLWFYRGNGQGGFLPRSKLYTGWKGVTAIASPGDLSGDGESDLLVRDASGVLWLYRNPGLPAARIGAGWAGMKAIV